Part of the Planococcus plakortidis genome is shown below.
AATGCCATACTCCAAGGCGTCCCCCCGTTCGAATTCGCAGACCAGTTCATAGGTGATTCCTGAGAATCCGTCCACTGCTTTCGTTTCATCCCGAAGTTCGCCTTGTGCCTCGGTTTTGGTTTTGCGCAGCGATTGGAGTTCGGGGATCGGCGTCTGGATGAGTTTGCCGTCCCGGAGCGTCAACTCCCGGAGGATCGTCAGGCAATTGGCCCACCCGCTGCTGTCGGTCGGATACTCGATTTCCGGCAATCCCATCCAGGCGACCATGAGACGCCTGCCATCCGGGGCTTTCATCGTATGCGGGGCATAAAAATCGAACCCTCTATCCAATTCGATGAAACCGCCATGGACGAGCTCCCGCCGCTCCAGGTCGATTTTCTCGCCGATCACATAGCCGGCCTGGTAAATGTTCTGGTACAGATCCCCTTGCGGCTCCAGCCCTTGCGGAGAAAAAATCAGGATGCCGCGATCGCCCATCTCGAAATAATCCGGGCATTCCCACATAAAACCGAAATCGTCCAGCTCGGTATCGAGCTCCCCTTCGAATTTCCATTCCAGCAAGTTGGATGAACTCAGTAAACAGACTGTCCCGGTTTTATCGGTTCGCTGCGCGCCGATGACCGCGTAATACTTGTCTTCCACTTTCCATAATTTCGGGTCGCGGAAATGTTCGGTATACCCTTCCGGCACTTGATCGAGCACGGATTTCTTCGATTTGATGATATTTCCTTCCTCGTCCATCAGCGCGATGCAGAGATACGGACGCCTCACGAGATTCTCATCCCGCGTATTGCCGGTGTAGAGCAAATATAATTGCCCATCGTGCTCGACCGCGCTGCCCGAATAGGCGCCGTGGCTATCGAAATACTCATCCGGCTTGATCGCGATCCCGACATTTTCCCAGTGGACAAGATCCGTCGATTTCGTGTGGTACCAGTACTTCAAGCCATGGAAAGGGCCGAGCGGATGCCATTGGTAATACAGATGAAACTCCCCGTTATAGAAACAGAAACCGTTCGGGTCATTGAGGAGCCCTGACACCGGTTGGATATGGAAGGTTTGCCGCCACGTGCAGCTATTGACCCTCAAAATCAAATTCTCGATGTCTTCCTCACTGACCTGGTCGAGCCGTATATAACTTTTCCCCCGCGGTAACTCCATCTTTGTCATTTCTCTCATTCTCCTTTATGAAAGCAGAATAAAACCGGAAATGAAAGCGCTTCCTTAATTAAATTGTATTATTTCCACAGGATATTATCAATGCAACGAACTTGGATCTTCACCTATTCCGAACGGATTTATGGAAGGAATGTGTCTAATGGCGGCTAAAGTGGCCATCCTTTCCCTATCCAGTTCAATAGGAAAAGCCATGCCGAGTTTCTCTCCTGTTTCGCATGGATTGGCCCAAAACTGCACAAGCTAGGACAGGAGAGAACCGAAAATCAGTACCAAGGCAATGATGGCCATGTTGATGAAGGTGATGGCAAAAGCACTGGCGGAAACAAGGTTTCGCTTAATTTTGTTAAGAATAAACATCATCGAAAAAATCAAGGTGATGGCTGCCCCGAATAGGATGAGATAGATCAACACGCCCGCTACGGCTTCAGATGATGCAGCGGCAATCGGGTCCAGGAAAACCATGAGCAAGGAAACCAGTAGGCTTAACAGTAGATAAA
Proteins encoded:
- a CDS encoding glycoside hydrolase family 32 protein, translated to MELPRGKSYIRLDQVSEEDIENLILRVNSCTWRQTFHIQPVSGLLNDPNGFCFYNGEFHLYYQWHPLGPFHGLKYWYHTKSTDLVHWENVGIAIKPDEYFDSHGAYSGSAVEHDGQLYLLYTGNTRDENLVRRPYLCIALMDEEGNIIKSKKSVLDQVPEGYTEHFRDPKLWKVEDKYYAVIGAQRTDKTGTVCLLSSSNLLEWKFEGELDTELDDFGFMWECPDYFEMGDRGILIFSPQGLEPQGDLYQNIYQAGYVIGEKIDLERRELVHGGFIELDRGFDFYAPHTMKAPDGRRLMVAWMGLPEIEYPTDSSGWANCLTILRELTLRDGKLIQTPIPELQSLRKTKTEAQGELRDETKAVDGFSGITYELVCEFERGDALEYGIEFRASNEEKTVIKFDAAQGKVIMDRAASGKVIGSKHGTERKCRIDGDVYKFHLFVDSSSAEIFVNDGEEVFTARIFPDIRSQEIRFFAKGGQAGFKAVKWDY